The Rhodocytophaga rosea genome has a segment encoding these proteins:
- a CDS encoding LytR/AlgR family response regulator transcription factor: MIKAILIDDETHCRETLSIQLEEYCPQVKLLAQCSSAREGLQAIAHHQPDVIFLDVEMPLMNGFEMLGQLPSIDFELIFTTGYDAYAIKAIRFSALDYLLKPIDKDELIKAVGKVSSRYPSQLSQQLDILLEKLSSKPVALQKIALPTLEGYELLPIVTIIRCESDSNYTYVYHKNGKKIIVSRSLKEIEELLEGHGFLRIHHSHLINLNEIIRYVRGEGGYVVMSDNSSVNVSRSRKEILLKVLGG; this comes from the coding sequence ATGATTAAAGCTATTCTTATCGATGATGAAACACATTGCCGGGAAACACTTTCCATTCAACTAGAGGAATACTGCCCGCAAGTGAAGCTACTAGCCCAGTGTAGTTCAGCTAGAGAAGGCTTGCAAGCCATTGCCCATCATCAGCCCGATGTAATATTTTTAGATGTGGAGATGCCGCTGATGAATGGCTTTGAAATGCTTGGGCAACTGCCCTCTATTGATTTTGAACTTATTTTTACTACCGGTTACGATGCCTATGCCATCAAAGCCATCCGATTCAGTGCCCTGGATTACCTATTAAAACCCATTGACAAAGACGAACTCATCAAGGCTGTAGGTAAAGTTAGCAGCAGGTACCCTAGCCAGCTAAGCCAACAGTTAGACATCCTGTTGGAAAAACTAAGCAGTAAACCTGTGGCTTTACAGAAAATTGCCCTGCCTACTCTGGAAGGTTATGAACTCTTGCCCATTGTAACCATTATACGTTGCGAATCTGATAGTAATTATACCTATGTGTATCACAAAAATGGGAAAAAGATCATTGTATCCCGCAGCCTGAAAGAGATTGAGGAACTGCTTGAAGGGCACGGCTTCCTACGCATCCACCATTCGCACCTGATCAACCTCAATGAGATCATCCGGTATGTGAGAGGTGAGGGAGGTTATGTCGTGATGAGTGACAACAGTTCAGTAAATGTGTCAAGGAGCCGCAAGGAAATTCTACTGAAAGTATTGGGAGGTTAA
- a CDS encoding ligand-binding sensor domain-containing protein, protein MAQFTQTKIGCTWLVNSLFLLIGLSHFTQAQTTKSRLYLNQSMSFVNYSLEQGLSNKRITAIHQDREGFIWVGTMDGLNRFDGHTFTVFRADSIGISYAAITYIHEGPAGMLWLSTLNRGLLRFDKRSGIFTSYRLPSPHENERNTCLSVFEDKQGKLWISSRGGLNKFDPKTSRFTLYPNPAPGEFMYALHQDQAGIIWCATDKGLFQFDPSSSTFTLFPLGVEQEHKALSIHALYSDRAGNLWIGTEGSGLFHLNPLSGQITSYPYQKNGLTGFLIRKEAIMEDASGKIWVGTDAGLHRLDPATGQFTAYRANSGIFTGLKSNAIWSLYLDQLGLIWVGTTEGLHSLMTPSKPFHTYQFRLDPSFSHRNENAIGFLAEGPTGNLWLNNDSLGGLYRYDWANRKLAYYSANPSDSHSLWDKYVPAVYEDHKGVLWVLSGNYLHKRNPFSGKFIRYPTPFYAYLLAEDHAGNIWVGGVGLARFDQQSKQFFSYHHIPADSHSLPKNRLSSLFIGRSGTIWMGVHVVGLSKLEPKTGRFTHYRPDFNHTSGHLNDRNVIDLYEDDAGLLWIATGFGGLNRLNPNTGIFTSYTTRNGLPSNTVKGILGDDTGYLWLSTDHGISRFDPTTQSFRNYDHKDGLQEGEFHNGVKAKRGNGELLFGGPNGFNVFDPDSIRDNPLIPPVYITAFKVLEKARLLEKNSIELTYKENFLSFDFVALNYIQPEKNKYAYQLIGVDKDWVYSANRRFVSYTDLDPGSYTFRVKASNNDGVWNQKGTSMQFVILPPFYRTWWFITISILTGIGLLYGAFRYRIHQIRTQERDKTEFNKRVFQLEMQALELEMQALRAQMNPHFIFNCLNSINRFILKNQPKVASDYLSKFSRLIRLILQNSNTPTVTLESELDALTLYLEMEMVRFEGKFTFSIVCGKGLEVDFIEIPPLIIQPYVENAIWHGLMHKEGAGHITIKIEQQAENIVCIIEDDGIGRNRAAELKSKSATKSKSLGMQITAHRLELLHTLYGKQTRVEVVDLIEACGQACGTRVILSLPIGE, encoded by the coding sequence ATGGCTCAGTTTACGCAAACAAAGATAGGATGCACCTGGCTAGTAAACTCGCTTTTCCTGCTTATAGGGCTTTCCCACTTTACACAAGCACAAACAACTAAGTCCCGTTTGTATCTAAATCAAAGCATGAGCTTTGTCAATTATTCCCTCGAGCAAGGTTTATCCAACAAGCGCATTACCGCTATTCACCAGGACCGGGAAGGATTTATCTGGGTGGGGACTATGGATGGATTAAACCGGTTCGATGGGCATACTTTTACTGTTTTCCGAGCTGATTCTATAGGGATTTCATATGCGGCTATCACTTATATTCATGAAGGTCCTGCCGGTATGCTCTGGCTTTCTACCCTAAACAGGGGCTTGCTCCGTTTCGACAAAAGAAGTGGAATATTTACCAGCTACCGTCTTCCTTCCCCTCATGAAAATGAACGAAATACCTGCCTGAGTGTCTTTGAAGACAAACAAGGCAAGTTGTGGATTTCATCACGTGGCGGCTTAAACAAATTCGACCCAAAGACAAGCCGTTTTACCCTCTATCCTAACCCTGCTCCTGGAGAGTTTATGTATGCTCTACACCAAGATCAGGCAGGTATAATTTGGTGTGCAACTGATAAAGGGCTTTTCCAGTTTGATCCCTCTTCATCAACCTTTACTCTATTTCCGTTAGGGGTTGAGCAGGAACATAAAGCACTCAGCATACATGCCCTTTACTCTGACCGGGCGGGCAACTTATGGATCGGCACCGAAGGTAGCGGCCTCTTCCACTTAAATCCTCTCTCCGGGCAGATAACCAGCTATCCTTATCAAAAAAACGGCCTAACAGGATTCTTAATTAGAAAAGAGGCCATTATGGAAGATGCCTCAGGCAAAATCTGGGTGGGTACAGATGCAGGTTTACATCGACTTGACCCTGCTACCGGTCAATTTACTGCCTATAGGGCAAATAGTGGAATTTTTACAGGTTTAAAAAGCAATGCTATCTGGTCATTGTACTTAGATCAATTAGGGCTCATCTGGGTAGGTACTACAGAAGGCCTCCATAGTCTTATGACTCCTTCTAAACCGTTTCATACCTATCAGTTCAGACTTGATCCCAGTTTCAGCCATCGAAATGAAAATGCAATTGGATTCTTAGCAGAAGGACCTACAGGCAATCTCTGGCTCAATAATGATTCATTGGGTGGACTCTACAGATATGATTGGGCAAACAGAAAACTGGCTTACTATTCTGCCAATCCTTCGGATTCGCATAGTTTATGGGACAAATATGTACCTGCCGTGTACGAAGACCACAAGGGTGTATTGTGGGTGCTTTCCGGGAATTATCTCCACAAACGCAATCCTTTCTCCGGAAAATTTATCCGCTATCCTACTCCCTTCTATGCTTATCTGCTGGCTGAAGATCATGCAGGCAATATCTGGGTAGGTGGCGTAGGGCTGGCCCGCTTTGATCAACAAAGCAAGCAATTCTTTAGTTACCACCACATTCCGGCTGATAGCCATTCTTTGCCAAAGAATCGTCTTTCTAGTTTGTTTATTGGCCGGTCAGGAACCATCTGGATGGGGGTTCATGTGGTAGGATTAAGTAAATTGGAACCTAAGACAGGCCGATTTACTCACTATCGTCCCGATTTTAACCATACATCCGGTCATCTCAATGACCGTAATGTAATTGACCTCTATGAAGATGACGCAGGATTATTATGGATTGCTACAGGCTTTGGAGGTTTAAACAGGCTAAACCCTAACACAGGCATTTTTACTTCTTATACTACCCGGAATGGCTTACCTAGTAATACTGTTAAGGGTATTCTTGGAGATGATACTGGTTACTTGTGGCTTTCGACTGATCATGGCATTAGCCGCTTTGATCCTACTACACAATCTTTTAGAAACTATGACCATAAGGATGGCTTGCAGGAGGGTGAATTTCATAATGGGGTCAAGGCTAAAAGAGGAAATGGTGAATTGTTGTTTGGTGGACCTAATGGCTTCAATGTATTTGATCCGGATAGTATCCGAGACAATCCGCTCATCCCCCCGGTATATATCACTGCATTCAAGGTCTTAGAAAAAGCCAGGCTCTTAGAAAAGAATTCGATAGAACTCACCTATAAAGAAAATTTTCTATCCTTTGATTTTGTTGCTCTTAACTATATCCAACCTGAAAAAAATAAGTATGCTTATCAATTAATAGGTGTAGACAAAGACTGGGTTTACTCAGCTAACCGCCGCTTTGTGAGTTATACTGATTTAGATCCGGGTAGCTATACTTTCCGGGTGAAAGCCTCTAACAATGATGGAGTGTGGAACCAGAAAGGAACTTCTATGCAATTTGTAATTCTTCCACCCTTCTATCGTACCTGGTGGTTTATTACGATTTCTATCCTTACTGGCATAGGGTTACTGTATGGCGCTTTCAGGTACCGTATTCATCAGATCAGAACCCAGGAAAGAGATAAAACTGAGTTTAACAAAAGGGTATTTCAGCTGGAAATGCAGGCACTCGAATTAGAAATGCAGGCGCTAAGGGCGCAGATGAATCCGCATTTTATCTTTAACTGCCTCAATTCTATCAACCGCTTTATATTGAAAAATCAGCCCAAAGTTGCTTCAGACTATCTCTCTAAATTCTCCCGCCTGATCCGGCTCATCCTGCAAAATTCCAATACGCCTACTGTGACCCTGGAAAGCGAACTTGATGCGCTCACGCTGTATCTGGAGATGGAAATGGTGCGTTTTGAGGGCAAATTCACCTTCTCCATTGTTTGTGGAAAAGGACTAGAAGTAGACTTCATAGAAATCCCTCCGCTGATTATTCAACCCTATGTAGAGAATGCCATCTGGCATGGACTAATGCATAAAGAAGGGGCAGGTCATATTACAATCAAAATTGAGCAGCAAGCGGAAAATATTGTCTGCATAATTGAAGATGACGGCATTGGCAGGAATCGAGCCGCCGAATTAAAAAGCAAATCTGCCACCAAAAGCAAGTCTTTGGGTATGCAGATTACCGCCCACCGCCTGGAATTGCTCCATACTTTATATGGGAAACAAACCAGGGTAGAAGTAGTAGATCTAATAGAGGCTTGCGGGCAGGCTTGTGGCACAAGAGTTATATTGAGTCTGCCTATTGGGGAATAA